In the Sandaracinus amylolyticus genome, GCTTCGCTCGCGATGGCGCGCGTGGGTCACGCTCTGCGCCGAAGAGGAGCGCGCGACGGTGCTCGCCGTCGTGCGCATCGGCGTCGCGTCGGTGCTGCTCGTCGATCTGCTGATCGCGGCGCGGCTCGAGCTCGTCGAGGTGCTGTGGGGCCCCTCGAGCGCCGGGGGCTTCGGCGCGATGGACACGCTCGAGCCCTCGCCGGTGCTCGCGTTCCGGTGGCTCGGCGCGAGCCTCGGGACGACGCGCCTCGTGTACGGCGTCGCGGTCGCGAGCGCGCTCTCGATGGTGCTCGGAACCTTCAGTCGCACCAGCACGCTGGTCCTCGCGATCGCGCTCTCGCAGCTCGCTGCGATCCTCCCCCAGGCCGATCGCGGGATCGACGCGGTGCTGCGCAACGCGCTCTTCGTCCTCGCGTGCAGCGGGTGCGGGCGTGCGCTCTCGATCGATGCGTGGCGCGAGCACGGACGATGGCTGCCCGACGTGCGTGTGCCCGCGTGGCCGCGGCGGCTGATCGTGGTGCAGCTCTTGTGGATGTACTTCAGCGCGGGGCTGCACAAGTCGCAGCTCACGTGGTGGCCACCGGGCGACTTCGCGGCGCTCTACGTGGTGCTGCTCGATCCGCACTTCGCGTCGTACGACTTCTCGTCGTGGCTCGCGCACGTCTATCGGCTGACGCAGCTCGGCACCGTGGCGACGATGGCGTTCGAGATCGGCGCGCCGCTGATGGGGCTCGCGCTCTGGTATCGGCGCACTGCGCATCGCGGCGGGCGGATGCGCGCGGCGTTCGCGTTCCTGCGGGTGCGCGAGGTGTGGCTCGCCGTCGGCATCGGCTTCCACGTCGCGCTGATCTTCACGCTGCGGCTCGGGATCTTCCCTTGGGGGATGCTCGCGCTCTATCCCGCGTTCCTCACGCCGAGCGAGCTCGATGCGCTCGTGGCACGCGTGAGAGCGGGGATGCGGCGCGGGGCGCGGCCGATCCGCGCGTGCTAGTACGGGGGCCGTGCACAGCGGGAGTCCAGGGGTGAGGGCGCTGACACAAGAGGAGCGAAGGCTCCGCCTCGTGCTCGAGGCGCTCGAAGTGCTCGCGGACGACGGCGAGGCACGCGAGATCGTCGCCGATGCGCTCTCGATGGCGGGGCGCACCGCGGTGCCATCGATCGCCGACGGAATGCGATCGTTCCTGTCGGTGCACATGCTCGACGCGGTCGAGGCGCGGCTCGGCGCGGACGCGGCGGATCGTTTCGACGAGTCGATCGATCTGGTGCTGCGCGCAGCAGCGGTGGAGCACGAGAGCGCGCCTGCGCCGCGACGCGGCGGGCACGGGCGCTTGGTGCTCGTGGCGTCGTCGGAGCCGGAGCGCGTGGCGCAGATCGCGCGGGCGCTCTCGAAGCACGCGGACGTCGAGGCGATCCCCGAGCCGAGCTCGCTGCCGGCGATGGTGTGGGCCGATCTCGCGTCGGCGATCGTGATCGACTGGGCCCGTTGTCCGCTCGACACCGATGCGATCGACGAGCTCGCGGCCGGGATGAAGACCGGTGGGCGGCTGGTGCTCTGGGGCGCGCCGCGCGAGGTGGAGGCGCGGTTCCTCGAGATCGGGCGGGCGACTTGGCTGAGCGTGGCGCGGACCGCTGGCGCTGGGCACGTCGCTGGGATCGTGCTCGCGCTGTTGTCGGACGAGACTCGCTAGCTCGGGAATCTCCGCGCGGGGAGAGGCTTCGGTGAGGGGCGCGGGGCGGGGTCTCGTGCTCGGACAGTCCTCGCGATTGCGTCCTGCTGCAGGCCCGGAGACTGCGTAGGCGGTTCTCGCGGCCGACGCGCTTCGCGCTGTCGGTCGCTCGCATTCGGGGCTCTTCCGGAGACTGGATGGCGCTGCGGAACTGCGCGCGAGACCCCGCCCCGCGCCCCGCTGGTAAGGCTTCGGCCACGCGGGGTGGAGAGCGGCGGTCGGTGTGTTGGGCTGGGGGACGCGTGACGCGCGAGGGCGCTTCGCGACCTCGCTCGTCACGCGAACCGGCTCGCCCTTCGGGCATCGCGGCCGAATTGAACGCGCTCGCGCTTCGCGCATCGCCTGGATTTTGCGTCTGGCTCGCGCCCGGCTGATCGCGCTCCGGCTGAGTGGCGACGACGGGGCGAGCAGCGGTCGGTGTTGCGAGTCCACGGCGTGGACTCGGAAGTCCACGGCGTGGACTCCGTCAGCGCGGGGCCGATGCGTTGGGCGCATCGGTGCGCGGCGGGGCATACGTCGCGCGCATCGGCGCTAGCGCGCTCGGGTCGTGAGCCAGCGGTCGATCTCCGTCGCGATCGGGGTTGCGAAGCGATCCGCGCGCTCGGGGAGCACGTGCATCTCGTCGAACGGGGTGTAGCGCTCGACCAATAGGTCGCGGCGGATCTCGAGGCAGAGCACCTGGCCGCGGTGGCGCGTCGCGTAGCGGTGGGCCTGGGTGCTCGGGTGCATCGTGTACGCGCCGCCTTCGACGGCCTCGTGGCCCAGCGCGCGGTACGCGGTGATCAGCGACTCGGGCATGCCCTCGGGCGCGAGGAGCTCGCCCTCTGCCGTGCGTGTGATCAGATCGATCTCGGGGCGCACCGGCCAGCGCGACCACGCGTCGGGCTCGTGCGCGGCGCGCAGCGCGTGGACGATCTCGTCGTCGATCTTCGCGATGCCCATCGTGCGCGGGCCGTAGGTGTGCGGAGTGAGCGCGAAGCCGCCCGCGCCGCAGACGTGCTCGTACGCGCGATCGATCAGCGCGACGTACGCGCGGTGCAGCGAGAGCAGGAGCGCGACGTCGTCCGCATCGAGCACGTAGGGCGCGACGCCCGCCGTCATGCCCGCCGACTCGGCCGCGTCCTCGAGACGGTTCGCGTCGACGAACGTGCGCGGGATCAGACACCGCACGAGCAGCGCCGATCGATCCGGGCGCGCCGCGATCACGCGCTCGGCGACGCGACGCCCGTAGTCCCACGCGCCGACGTCGGTGTTGACGTGGAAGAACACGTGGAGGTCCTCGGGCAGCGCGCCTCGCATGCGCGTGCGGAGCGCGTCGTAGTGCGCGCGGCGATCGGCGCCGTGGGGCACCTCGACGAGCAACGCGGGAGCCGCGTGGCGATCGGCGCGTGGACCGTCGAGACGCTCGACGTGCGCGACGCCCTCCAGAGGAACGAACTGCGTCATCGCGCTGGAGACTGCCACATGTGGCGGCGCGCCCACCGCCACACGTGGCGAGCTCGATCACTCGCAGGTGTCGTCCACCTCGTTCTCGATCGGTGCGAGGGTCCGCAGGTACTCGGCGATGTCGCAGGCCTGTGCCTCGGTCATCCCGGTGGCGCGATACCGGATCATGATCGAGCAGAGCACGTCGCCGTCGGGCGTGACGCCGTCGAGCGTCGCCTTCGCGATGTCGCCGGTCGTCCACTCGGCGAGCCCGGTGTCGTCGGGCGTGAGGTTCGATGCCGCGAACCCCGTGCCCCCACGCTGTCCCGCGAAGTCCGCGTTGTGGCAGGACGCGATCCCGCACGTGCTCATCGCGGGCGCCTGCCCCGTCTCGGCGCTCGCGCCGGTGCAGTCGATCGCCGCGACCGCCGCGTCGGTGCCCGCTCCGCCGTCCTGCTGCTGCCCGTCGCCTCCCCCGTCGTCGCCACCACACGCGATCGCGACGACGCCGATCGTGATGCAGCAGAGCGCGATGGCGCAGCGCCTCGTCGATTCGTTCCGAGTCATGGTCCTCCTCTCGTGAGCAGGCCGCGTCGGTGCACGAACCGTGACTCCGGAGGTCTCTCGAAATCGGCTCGCCCGCAGGTCCCTACCGTCCGCGCGCTGCGCCCTCCCGTCCGGGTCCTGCGGGACGAGCACTCCCGCAAGGATCAGCGCACGTCGTGATCCTCGGGGCGATCGACGTCGCGGAGCTGCGGGAAGAGGAACGCCCAGATCGCCGTGACGAGCAGCGTGCCGACGCCGCCGATCACGACCGCGGGCACGGTGCCGAGCCACGCCGCGGTCACGCCGCTCTCGAGCTCGCCGAGCTCGTTCGAGGCGCCGATGAACACCATGTTCACCGCCGCGACGCGGCCGCGCATCTCGGGTGGCGTGGTGATCTGCACGACGGTCTGGCGGATCACCACGCTGACCATGTCGGCGCCGCCGAGCACCGCGAGCGCGACCAGCGAGAGCGGGAAGCTGCGCGACACCCCGAACACGATCGTCGCGATGCCGAAGAGCCCGACGCACGCGAACATCGTGAGCCCCGCGCGCCGGCGCAGCGGACGGAACGCGAGCACCAGCGCGACCACGCCCGCGCCGATCGCCGGCGCCGCGCGCAGGAAGCCGAAGCCGCGCTCGTCGACGTGCAGGATGTCGCGCGCGTAGATCGGCATCAGCGCGACCGCGCCGCCCAACAGCACCGCGAAGAGATCGAGCGAGATCGCGCCGAGGATCACGGGGTGCTCGCGCACGTAGCGCACGCCCGCGAGCAAACGCGCGAGCCCGGATCCGCGTCGCTCCTGGCGCTCCGGCACGTAGCGCATCGCGAGCAGCGAGAGCACGGCGAGCACCTCGAGCACGGCGCTCGTCGCGTACGCGCTGGGCGCGCCGCCCGCCGCGATGACGAAGCCCGCGAGCGCCGGGCCGGAGATGGTCGCGAGCTGGAACGTGGTCGAGCCGAGCGCGATGCCCTGCGCGAGCTCGGCCGGTGGCACCAGCGCGGGCAGCAGCGCCTGCGCCGCGGGCCCCGCGAACGCGCGGGCGCACCCGAAGAGCACGAGCACGAGGTAGATCGGCGCGGTGCCGAGCTCGGGGTGCGCCGCGGTCCACGCGAGCAGCGCCGCGCACACCGCGATCACGCCGTGACAGACCGCGATCACCGCGCGCCGATCGAAACGATCGGCGACGTCGCCGGTGATCGGCGAGAGCAGGAAGAGCGGCGCGAACTGCGCGAGCCCGACCATGCCGAGCGCCATCGCGTCCTCGGTGCGCTCGTAGACCTGCCACGCGATCGCGACCGACATCATCTGGATCGCGACCACCGACATCAGGCGCACGCCCTGGTAGATCAGGAACGCGCGATGTCCGAGCGGGCCCTTCATCGATCGGAGGGCGACGCGGCGGGGGCCGGCACGGCGTCGAGCGCGGCGACGGTGCGCTCGCTGCGCGCGACGCGCGCCTCGACCGCGAGCATCAGGATCGGCGTCGCGATCATCAGGACGATCGCGGTCCACGCGACGCGATCCATGTGGAGCAGCGCGCCGTCGGCGCCCTCCGCGAGGAGCTGCGAGCCGAGGAACGCGCCGGCCGCGGAGCCGAGGTGCTGGACCATCGACTGCAGCGACATGAAGCGCGCTCGCTCCTCGGGCGCAGGCACCTTCGAGGTGAGCGTGCTGTAGCTGACGTTGCGCAGCCCGCTCGCGAACATGAACGCGACGAACACCGGCATGACGGGCATCGAGGGCGGCGACCACACGAAGCCGATCCACGTGACCACCACGATCAGCGCGGTGCCGAGCGCGGCGACGCGGAACGATCCGATGCGATCGACGAGCCGGCCGATCGCGCGCGTGGTCGCGAAGCTGACGAGCCCTCCGGCGCCGTAGAGCAGACCGAGCTGCGCGCGCGGATAGTGCAGGTTGAGCTGCACGTACGACGCGATGTTCGGGATGAGGATGAAGCCGCCCATCATCGCGACCCACGTCATCGCGTACGAGAGCAGCGTGACCGGGCGGGTGAGGAGGTGACGGAACCCTTCGAGCGCGGGCTCCTGCGCGATCGCGAGGTGCGTGCGCATCGAGGGCAGGACGATCCACGACGCGATCGACGCGATCAGCGCGAGCGCGCCGGTCGCGACGAAGGGCGTGTGCCAGCTCCCGCGCTGCGCCAGCTCGAGCGCGACGGGCACGCCGACGATCGACGCGATCGAGAACGCGATCATCACGGTGCCGAGCGCGCGGCCGCGACGCTCGGCGGGGATCACGTCGGCGAGGATCGACATCGCGACCGACGTCGCGGGCCCACCGAACGCGCCCGCGACGACGCGCGCGAGGAGCAGCGTCTCGAGGCCGGTGGCGAGCGCGCCGCCCACGGTGCCGATCGCGAGGCCGAGCAGCGAGAGCGCGAGCGCGGGACGGCGATCGAAACGATCGAGGAAGAACGCGCCGGCGAACCCCGAGATCGCGGCGGAGAGTGTGTACGCGCCGCCGATCGTGCCGAGCTGCGAGAGCGGGATGCCGAGGTCCCGCGCGAAGTCGGGGCCGAGCGGCATCACGAGCATGAAGTCGAGGATGTTGACGAACTGGACCGCTGCGAGGAGCAGGATGATGCGTCGTTCGTCCTTCGGGCTCATGCAGGGTGATCCGGGGAGCGGGATGGTGCTCCGCGGCGATCCCTGGTGCCAGCTCTCGTCGACCGCCAGCTCAGCCCAGGTGGAGTGCTCGCTGGCGGAGGGCCGGCACGGGAGCGTGCGCGGCACGCGGACGGGAGGGCCCTGCGGCGGCGAGCCGATTTGGACACTCTCTCACCACACGCCGGGCACGAGGCGATGCCGGGTGCGCGCGGCGTACGCGCTCCACGCCTCGTCGTGTGCGAGCAACGCTTCCTCGGCGCGGATGCGCGGCACCAGCGTCAGCAGCACGAGCACGCCGAGCCCGAGGCCGATCCACCACGCGCGCGACGCGCCCGCCGCGATCACCATGACGAGCTCGCACGCGTACGCGGGGTGTCGCACCACGCGATAGGGCCCACGACCGACGACCTCGCGGCGCGCGGGGAGGATCGAGAACGAGCGACCGAGCGTCAGCAGCGATGCGAGCGCGCCGAGCGTCGACGCGACGAAGAGCACGATGCTCGCGACGGGCCACTCGCTCGGCGCGACGCGCAGCGCGATGCCGCCGAGCGCGATCGAAGGGACGGCCGAGAGCAACGCGCCGGTCGCGCCGTGGGTGCGCGCGGGGCCGCGCCAGAGGAAGAGCGCGCCGACGCCGCCGTTGAGCAGCGCGACCGAGGCGCGCACGACGAGCGGCGGGCCGTCTTCGTGGAGGAAGAGACCGGCGGCCCAGATCCAGACGGAAACGCCGAGGACCGCGTCGAGCGCGAGCTCGGCGCGGTCCCGGTGGGCGACTTCGTTCGTGTCCGAGGCGCGCATGGCGCGCGTCGCGATCAGTAGATGATCCAGCCCCACCCGAAGGTGAGCGAGAGGACGTCGAACACGACGATCGCACCGATGAAGAGGACCGTCCCGAGGACCTTGCCGCCGCCGTTGTCGCCCACAGTTCCCTCCCTTGCGCTCCCCAGAGCCGCTCGAACGAGCGTCCCAGAAAGCTACGAGAGGTGGAAGGGGATCTTCCCGCGTGCCTCACACGACGAAACGGTCCCAGGCGCCGTATCGCTCGACGGGGCCGGTGCGCGGAAGTGCGAGCAGCGCGACGCCGACGCCCAGCGCGATGCCGAGGATGCGCGCGTCGGTCGCGTGCACGCCGAGCACGATCGGGAGGATCGCGATCACGGCGCCGACCACGACGTTCGCGTAGCGCACCGCGCGGAACACCTCGCCGGTCGCGATCAGCGCGAACACGATCGCGAGCGCACCGCCGACGTGGAGCGCGTCGGCCGCGGCGCCGTCGAGGCCGATCAGCGCGGGCAGCATCATCACCAGCGCGCCGAGGAGCACCGACGCGAGCAGGTTCCACGTCGCGCTCGCGCCCCACAGCGAGGCCTTCACCACCTCGCTCGGCCGCTCGCGCACCTCGGCGAGATCGGGCGTGCGCGCGTCGTCGCGACCTTCGCGCAGCGGCTCCTCGATCGCGCCGGCGCGGACGCGCGCCAGGTGCTGGAACGCGGCGATCACCTCGTCGCCGACCAGCGCGATCATCACCAGCGCGAGCGCCGCCGACACCAGCCGCGGCGTGCTCCACCCTTCGCTCGTGACCGAGTGCACGAGCGTGATCGCGACGTGCGCGAGCCCGAGCGGGATCACGAGCACGCCCTGGAGCACGACGACCCAGGGCGCGGTGCGCCAGCGCGCAGGGCCCGAGACGAACGCGACGAGCATCACGAACGTGAAGACGAAGGCGGCGAGCGCCGCGTCGGAGATCATCCACGGGCTCGATGCCGCGGCGTCGGTCGCGCTCTCGGTCTGGCGCACGAAGAACGGCTCCCACGCGCGCTCGTCGTAGCCGAGCTGGAACGCCGCGAGCGAGCGCGCGACGAGGAACGCCGCGAGCGCGAGCACGATCGTCACCACGCGCTGCGGCCAGCTCGAGGGATCGTAGGACCACCCGGGAGGGACCGCGGCCGCGCTGCTCTTCGCGAAGATGCCCTCGTCGATCGCGCCGGGCACGAGCGCCCCGAGCGCGACGACGAGCATCCCGATCAGCGTGTCGTTCGCGTAGATGCTCGCGCTGGGCGCGGCGAGCACCACCGGCGAGAGGCTCAGCCACACACCGACCGCGAGCACGATGCGGCGCGCGATCGCCCGGTGCGGCTCGAGCATGCGCCACGCCGCCAGCGTGAGCACCGCGCCGCAGAGCACCTCGTTCCAGCGCGCGATCGTCGCGCGGGCACTGCTCGACAGCCACGACGCGCGCGCCGTGTCGACCAGCACCTCTTCCCCGAACGCGAGCGGCGCGATCATCAGCCAGACACCCACCAGGAGCAGTGCGTAGCTCGCCCACAGCGTGCGCGCGTGCTGCTCCTCGCGGATGCGACGACGACGCGCGCTCCCGAGCGTGCTCTCGTCCGACCGTGTGACGCTGCGCCTCGCGGCGCGGCGTGACTCCTCGTGCTCGTGCTCCGACATGCGCAGCTCCGCGTGCGTGGGCCACGCGGAGCACCGCTCGTGCCGTCTCGCGGCGCCTGTCCGGGATCTCCGGCTTGCGCCATGTTGGGAGAGACTGCGATCGAATGTCGCGCGGAGGGCAACGTTCGTGACCGAGATCTTCCACTACCCCGACGATCTCGAAGCGCTGGTGGCGTCGCAGTGGCCCGCGGATCTGCCGCTCGATCCGCTCGCCGAATCCCGCCGCGCGTTGCTCGAGGTCGCATACCACGCATCGATGTTGCGCGAGGAAGGACGCCCCGTGAGGGTGCGCGTCGTGCTCGCGCGCCAGCCCGAGCGCGAGGCGGAGGCGCTGCCGGTGGTGGGCCCGCTGGTGCTGCGCCTCGATCGAACGCGCCCGTTCCACGTCGACGAGCTCCGCCGCATCGCGGTCGCCGCGCCGTTCGAGACGGCGGTCGTCGCGGTCGAGCCCGACGCGCGCGGCGAGCTGCGCATCTGGGGGATCATGACGACCGGCGCGCAGTGGCTCGCGCCCACGTGGGGCGGTCGGACGCGCGCGGTCGTGATGCTGCCGAAGACCATGGTGCACGTGCGAGGCCCGGCGCGCATCTCGGTGCACGCAGGCGATCACTTCGTCGCGGGCCTCGAGGGAGGACGCCTCGTCACGCTGCGCACCGACGTGTTCTCGTCGCGATGGATGCCCGCGCTCTTCGAGAGCGTGCGCAACGAGCTGGTGCAACAGCACGCCGCGGAGCGAGCGCCCGACTGGCCCGCGCTCGACGAGTCGCTGGTGAAGTCGATCTCGCAGCAGATGGTGCGCCGCGCGCTCTGGCTGATGCGCGAGGCGCATCACGGCGGGACGATCCTCTTCACCGAGCCCGACTCGCACGGCGAGGCGCTCTTCTCGACGCTCTTCCGCGCGAAGTACCGGTTCGCGCGCGAGCCTGCGCGCGCCCGCTACCGCGCGCTGCTGCGCGTGATCACGTCGGAGCTCGCGCGGGCCCGCGGCAACGGCGCGCGGGCGATCACCGCCGACGACTTCATCGAGCACTCGCACGATCTCGCGGAGGTCGAGTCCGCGGTGTTCGAGCTCTCGCGCACGCTCGCGTCGCTCTCCGCGGTCGACGGTGCGGTCGTGCTCTCGAAGCGCTTCGAGCTGCTCGCGTTCGGCGTGGAGGTCGCGCCGCCGCACGGGCGCGTCGTGCACGACGGCCTCCGCGTCTATCGCGCGCTCGACACCGAAGGCGAGGTGACGATCGAGGACGACGAGGAGAACGTCGGCACGCGCCATCGCGCGGCGTATCGCTTCGTGCAGGCGCACCCGAGCGGGCTCGCGATCGTCGCGTCGCAGGACGGGACGATCCGCTTCGTCGCCTGCCACGACGGCCGCGTCACCTACTACGAGCAACACGTCGCCGGGTGAGCACCTACCTCTTGCTCGGCGGCCTCGGTGCGCCTCCACCGATCGTCGACGTCGAGCTCGTCGGCACCGCGGTGTGCCGCGCGTCGGGGATCGTCGGCGAGCGCGGCGTCTCCTCGGGATAGTGCCGCGCCTCCGCGCCGGCGCCGCCCGTCGTGCCGGGGAGCTTGCCCTGCGCGCGCAGCGCGAGCTCCTGCGCGTTCGGCAGCTTCACGTTCCATCCGTACTCGATCTGCGCGTCGATCAGCTTCTTCGTGCCCTCGCCGACGAGCCCGTCGACGGTGTATCCGAAGAGCGTCTGGAGCTGATGCACGGCGCGCTCGGTCTCCTCGCCGAAGATGCCGTCGGCCTTCACGTCGAAGCCGAGCCGATGCAGCTTCGTCTGCAGCTCGCGGACGTCGTCGCCGCGCATCCCGCGCTTCACGATCTTCGTGCCCATCACGTCTCCTGTCGCGGCGTGCGCCGCGTCTTGCGGGTCTCGTCGGCCTCGCGCGCGGTGCGTCGCCGCTCGCGCTCCCGACGGGCCGCGTCGTCCTCGGTCGCCTCCGGCTCGTTCGTGAACGCGCCGTGCGTGCCGTGATCCGCCTGCTCACCGGGCCCACCACGCATCCCGCCGGGACCGCGCTTCTCACGCTCGGGCATCGCGCCCTCCTCTGGCCTCCGCCTTGCTCAGCGCGCCCGTCGACGTGCCGGACGGAATCGGGTTCAATCGAATCGTGGTGAGGAACGCAGTGTGTTTCTCCATGATCGCGCTCGGGTTCGCCGCGTGCGCGACGGGCGCCGACGTGACCCCACGCGGCCAGGACGGCGGTCGGCGCGATGCCGCCGGCCCGACGAGCGATGCCGAGACCGGGGTCTGCGATCCCCCTTGCGGGCCCTCGGAGGCCTGCAGCGCGGGGTCCTGTGTCCCCGCCGCCGCCGACTTCGACGACGACGGAATCGAGGCGAGCCTCGACTGCGACGACGACGATCCCGCGATCGCGAGCTCCGCCGAGCGCGACTGCGAGGGCACGTGCGGCCCCGGGCTCCAGCGATGCGAGGACGGCGCGTGGGGCGCGTGCTCCGCGCCGACCAGCTGCGACTGCGTCCCCGGCTCGGCCCCGCGCACGATCCCGTGCGCGAGGTGCGGGACGCAGCGCCAGGTCTGCGTCGACGGGTCGTGGACGAACGACGGAGACTGCATGGGCGCCGGTGAGTGTTCACCGGGTGACGTCGACACCGGCGGAGGGTGCGGCAACTGTGGGACCCAGCGCCGCACGTGCAGCGACGCGTGCACGTGGAGCGCGTTCGCGTGCGAGGGCGAGGGCGTGTGCGCGCCGGGCACGACCTCGAGCGAGTCGCAGAGCTGCGCGTGTGGATCGCAGACGCGCAGCCGCACCTGCGCGTCGTCGTGCACGTGGGGCGACTACGGCGCGTGGGGCGCGTGCACCGGCGGCGAGTGCACGCCCGGCGCGACCGAGATGCAGCAGCAAGCGTGCGGCAACTGCTCGCTGGGCCGTCAGACCCGCACCCGCACCTGCTCGAGCGGATGCGCGTGGGGCGCGTGGAGCGCGTGGAGCACGTGCAGCGGCGGTGGTGCCTGCGCGCCGGGCGCGACGCGCGCGTGCGCGGCGCCCGCGGGACATCCCTCGTACACCGATCCCTGCGGCGAAGAGCGCTGTCGCGCCGACTGCTCGTGGAGCACGTGCCAGCCGCGCGTCGCGACCACCTCGGGCGGGTGCCTCTACGACAACCCGTCGAACACGACCTACGCGGGCGGCGACAACTACCGCTCGTGCTCGCTCGGCGGCGGCGGGACGGGCCGCCAATACTGCCTTCCGCCGGTGTACGGCTGCGTCTGGAGCGACATGTGCGCGCCCTGATCGCCGCGCCGTGACCGCGTGCTAGCCTCCCG is a window encoding:
- a CDS encoding MFS transporter; its protein translation is MKGPLGHRAFLIYQGVRLMSVVAIQMMSVAIAWQVYERTEDAMALGMVGLAQFAPLFLLSPITGDVADRFDRRAVIAVCHGVIAVCAALLAWTAAHPELGTAPIYLVLVLFGCARAFAGPAAQALLPALVPPAELAQGIALGSTTFQLATISGPALAGFVIAAGGAPSAYATSAVLEVLAVLSLLAMRYVPERQERRGSGLARLLAGVRYVREHPVILGAISLDLFAVLLGGAVALMPIYARDILHVDERGFGFLRAAPAIGAGVVALVLAFRPLRRRAGLTMFACVGLFGIATIVFGVSRSFPLSLVALAVLGGADMVSVVIRQTVVQITTPPEMRGRVAAVNMVFIGASNELGELESGVTAAWLGTVPAVVIGGVGTLLVTAIWAFLFPQLRDVDRPEDHDVR
- a CDS encoding c-type cytochrome, with amino-acid sequence MTRNESTRRCAIALCCITIGVVAIACGGDDGGGDGQQQDGGAGTDAAVAAIDCTGASAETGQAPAMSTCGIASCHNADFAGQRGGTGFAASNLTPDDTGLAEWTTGDIAKATLDGVTPDGDVLCSIMIRYRATGMTEAQACDIAEYLRTLAPIENEVDDTCE
- a CDS encoding MFS transporter, with protein sequence MSPKDERRIILLLAAVQFVNILDFMLVMPLGPDFARDLGIPLSQLGTIGGAYTLSAAISGFAGAFFLDRFDRRPALALSLLGLAIGTVGGALATGLETLLLARVVAGAFGGPATSVAMSILADVIPAERRGRALGTVMIAFSIASIVGVPVALELAQRGSWHTPFVATGALALIASIASWIVLPSMRTHLAIAQEPALEGFRHLLTRPVTLLSYAMTWVAMMGGFILIPNIASYVQLNLHYPRAQLGLLYGAGGLVSFATTRAIGRLVDRIGSFRVAALGTALIVVVTWIGFVWSPPSMPVMPVFVAFMFASGLRNVSYSTLTSKVPAPEERARFMSLQSMVQHLGSAAGAFLGSQLLAEGADGALLHMDRVAWTAIVLMIATPILMLAVEARVARSERTVAALDAVPAPAASPSDR
- a CDS encoding HTTM domain-containing protein — its product is MSRLRSRWRAWVTLCAEEERATVLAVVRIGVASVLLVDLLIAARLELVEVLWGPSSAGGFGAMDTLEPSPVLAFRWLGASLGTTRLVYGVAVASALSMVLGTFSRTSTLVLAIALSQLAAILPQADRGIDAVLRNALFVLACSGCGRALSIDAWREHGRWLPDVRVPAWPRRLIVVQLLWMYFSAGLHKSQLTWWPPGDFAALYVVLLDPHFASYDFSSWLAHVYRLTQLGTVATMAFEIGAPLMGLALWYRRTAHRGGRMRAAFAFLRVREVWLAVGIGFHVALIFTLRLGIFPWGMLALYPAFLTPSELDALVARVRAGMRRGARPIRAC
- a CDS encoding putative sensor domain DACNV-containing protein, coding for MTEIFHYPDDLEALVASQWPADLPLDPLAESRRALLEVAYHASMLREEGRPVRVRVVLARQPEREAEALPVVGPLVLRLDRTRPFHVDELRRIAVAAPFETAVVAVEPDARGELRIWGIMTTGAQWLAPTWGGRTRAVVMLPKTMVHVRGPARISVHAGDHFVAGLEGGRLVTLRTDVFSSRWMPALFESVRNELVQQHAAERAPDWPALDESLVKSISQQMVRRALWLMREAHHGGTILFTEPDSHGEALFSTLFRAKYRFAREPARARYRALLRVITSELARARGNGARAITADDFIEHSHDLAEVESAVFELSRTLASLSAVDGAVVLSKRFELLAFGVEVAPPHGRVVHDGLRVYRALDTEGEVTIEDDEENVGTRHRAAYRFVQAHPSGLAIVASQDGTIRFVACHDGRVTYYEQHVAG
- a CDS encoding methyltransferase family protein, which produces MRASDTNEVAHRDRAELALDAVLGVSVWIWAAGLFLHEDGPPLVVRASVALLNGGVGALFLWRGPARTHGATGALLSAVPSIALGGIALRVAPSEWPVASIVLFVASTLGALASLLTLGRSFSILPARREVVGRGPYRVVRHPAYACELVMVIAAGASRAWWIGLGLGVLVLLTLVPRIRAEEALLAHDEAWSAYAARTRHRLVPGVW
- a CDS encoding peptidoglycan-binding domain-containing protein, which translates into the protein MGTKIVKRGMRGDDVRELQTKLHRLGFDVKADGIFGEETERAVHQLQTLFGYTVDGLVGEGTKKLIDAQIEYGWNVKLPNAQELALRAQGKLPGTTGGAGAEARHYPEETPRSPTIPDARHTAVPTSSTSTIGGGAPRPPSKR
- a CDS encoding SPW repeat domain-containing protein yields the protein MSEHEHEESRRAARRSVTRSDESTLGSARRRRIREEQHARTLWASYALLLVGVWLMIAPLAFGEEVLVDTARASWLSSSARATIARWNEVLCGAVLTLAAWRMLEPHRAIARRIVLAVGVWLSLSPVVLAAPSASIYANDTLIGMLVVALGALVPGAIDEGIFAKSSAAAVPPGWSYDPSSWPQRVVTIVLALAAFLVARSLAAFQLGYDERAWEPFFVRQTESATDAAASSPWMISDAALAAFVFTFVMLVAFVSGPARWRTAPWVVVLQGVLVIPLGLAHVAITLVHSVTSEGWSTPRLVSAALALVMIALVGDEVIAAFQHLARVRAGAIEEPLREGRDDARTPDLAEVRERPSEVVKASLWGASATWNLLASVLLGALVMMLPALIGLDGAAADALHVGGALAIVFALIATGEVFRAVRYANVVVGAVIAILPIVLGVHATDARILGIALGVGVALLALPRTGPVERYGAWDRFVV